The following proteins are encoded in a genomic region of Sebastes fasciatus isolate fSebFas1 chromosome 12, fSebFas1.pri, whole genome shotgun sequence:
- the etfb gene encoding electron transfer flavoprotein subunit beta produces MSGRVLVGVKRVIDYAVKIRVKPDKSSVVTDGVKHSMNPFCEIAVEEAVKMKEKKLIKEVVAVSCGPQQAQETIRTALAMGADRGIHVEVTGKEYEAMGPLQVSKIFAALAKQEEAQLVILGKQAIDDDCNQTGQMTAALLDWPQGTFASEVTLEGDKMKVVREIDGGLETIMINTPAVLTADLRLNTPRYATLPNIMKAKKKKIAKVKPADLGVDITSRLEVLRVDEPPHREAGVKVETVEDLVCKLKEAGRI; encoded by the exons ATGTCTGGCCGTGTCCTCGTCGGAGTGAAGCGGGTCATTGACTACGCCGTCAAG attCGTGTGAAGCCGGACAAGAGCAGCGTGGTGACGGATGGCGTGAAGCACTCAATGAACCCCTTCTGTGAGATCGCTGTGGAGGAGGCGGTcaagatgaaggagaagaagctTATTAAGGAGGTTGTGGCTGTCAGCTGTGGGCCACAGCAAGCACAG GAAACCATCCGTACCGCCCTTGCCATGGGAGCCGACCGTGGCATTcatgtggaagtgactgggaaaGAATATGAAGCGATGGGACCCCTGCAGGTCTCCAAGATCTTCGCTGCTTTGGCCAAGCAAGAGGAAGCTCAACTCGTCATCCTCGGCAAACAG GCCATCGATGATGACTGCAATCAGACCGGCCAGATGACAGCAGCCTTACTGGACTGGCCTCAG GGTACCTTTGCATCAGAGGTGACACTGGAAGGAGACAAGATGAAAGTGGTGAGAGAAATTGATGGTGGCCTGGAAACTATTATGATCAACACACCAGCAGTGTTAACCGCAGACCTTCGACTCAACACCCCCAGATATGCCACCCTGCCTAATATCATG AaagccaagaagaagaagatagcCAAAGTGAAGCCTGCAGACTTGGGGGTGGACATCACATCGCGGTTGGAGGTGTTGAGAGTGGATGAGCCTCCTCACAGAGAGGCGGGAGTGAAGGTGGAGACGGTGGAGGACCTGGTGTGCAAACTGAAGGAGGCAGGGAGGATATAG